AGTTACTAGCTACCCAGGGTGTGAGAGATACATACAGTTCTATGTAATTTTAGGTTCTAGCGCGTATGTCAACAACTATATACACGGATCTACAAATTAAATGCATCTGTGGCCACTGCAACTAGGTTGACGTACCTGAGCTCCACTACTTTTGATGCCCTTCTCCTGGTGAGAGCTtggcttactttaaaaaaaagctcCTATAGCTGTCTCCTTCCCCTGAGTCTTGGGGGAAAACCCGAGTCACCCCTGCACGTAGGAAACACAAGAGCAAGCGGCGCAGAAGGGTTTGGTGCTGGggtctccccacccctccccaccatcCCCTTTATGGCTCAGGGCCCTGGCGCACCACGATCCTGGGAAGACCAAGCCCGGGGCCTCGGTGAGCCCGTGGTCCCTTGGCTTTCGATCAGGCTGCGGGCCACCCGCCCCCGGGGCGAGCTGGCGATCTCTGGGGTAGAAGTTCACTCCCATGGGGGCCACTCCCGCGGGCTCCCCGCTCCGTCCCGCTGCAAAGTCCTGCCTCTGGGTTTGGGGAGGATGGTTCCCGGCCGCCCTCTGCGCGGGGAGGTTCAGCGACTCCCGGGCGCCGCTGCCGCTTCCTCCTCGTCCTCGTCCGGTCCCTGCGGCCGCTCGAGCGGCCCGGTCGGGGGGCTGTCGGCGGGGGGCTCCGGAGGCGCGGGCTGCGCCGCCTGCAGCGGGGGCGCGTCGCGCGGCGCCTCGCGGCGGGACGACCCCGTGGCGTTGGGCCCCGGCGCCGCCCCCGAAGTCCCGTACGGGCTGGTGGCGTTGGAGCCGCCGGGGGGCGGGCCGGCGGCTCCCCCTGAGGTCCCGGCGCCCACCGGCTGCCAGATGAGGCTGTAGTAGACGGCGAGCACGATGGCGGCCAGCGACACGGAGAGCACGTAGGCGAACACGGTGGCGAGCCGGACCCACTTCTTGTTGGTCTTGGCCGCCATCTTCGCCTTCTTGTCCCCGGTGTAGGTGGCCGGCTTGCCCCGCTCGGCCGGGGCCGCGTCGCGCTCCTTCATCGGGGGGCCCCGGGCTTTGCCCCGGTGCTCCACGGCCCCGGCTGGAGGGGGCCTGGCGGCCTGCGAGGACTGGGCAGGGGGCGGCCCGGCGCCCTCGGCTCCCGGCGGCTCCGCGCTCCGCCGCCGCTCCTCACGCCGCCCTCCCGCAGCCCGCCACCGCgtcgctgccgccgccgccgccggggcCTGAACCAGTCACCGCCgccagcgccgccgccgccgccggcccgtCAGCTGCTTCCGCGCTACCGCCACAGCCACAGCCGCCACAGCCGCCCGGCTCCGCGTCCCCATCCGCTGCCGCCGCGCTCCGCCGCCGCCTGCCCCGCCGCCGGCCGCCCGGTCTCCAGTGGCCGCGCGGACCGCGCGCTCCGCTCCAGCCGGGCTCCCCCGCCTCGCGCGCCGGCAGCAGGGGCGGGGCAGAACGTTGCTGGGGGCTGCCTCTTAAAAGGGCAACGCCGGGGTCCGGAAGTGCCGGGCGGGGAGGCGGGCTTCTGTCGGGCGCCGCCAGCCCCCCCCCGCCAGAACGCCCCTTTTAGAGGGAGTTAAAAGGGGCTGGTTCTTAAAAGGGCAACGCCTTCGCTGCCCCGCGCGGGCTGGCACCGGGAGGAGGGGCGCCCGGCAGGCTTCTTTAAAAGGGGAAGGGCGTCTTGCGGGGCGGAGTGCGTAACTGGAAGGGGGGCGAGGAGGGGCGTTCCGGGAGCAGAGCGGTCAACTGGCACCTCCTCTCTTTGCCTTTCCGGACGCTGACCATCGGTAGTGATTGGTGAAATGGCAGCGCCTTCGGCCCCCTCAGTTTACCCCCAGAAGCGGGGGGATACCACGCTCGTGCCCTTGGCTCGCGCCCCGCTGCACGTGCACCCCGGACCGGTCTCCCGGGCCCCTCCGCACTTAGCGAGCCAGGCCCTTGTCCCGCCGAGGCAGCCAAGAGGTCCGGAGCGCGCTCTGTGGTCCCTGCGGGTTGCGTCTCCCCCTACCCGGTTTCGGGGCCGAGCTTCcgggctgtgttggcatcttcccGATAACCTGTCCTCTTAGAGTCCCGGAATCAGGCTGCTAGTCCTCTCGGAACCTCTGGGATAGAGCCCCACCTCGGTCCCCAAGTTTGCGACAGGTCTCAGGTCCCACTTTTGGGGGCTCCTGACTCCCAGGTTTATGCTTGATTTGGACTCAGGGAGCTGCATTGTACCTGTGGAGTGTGGTTCCCAGAGGTTTCTTCTTCTCTGATCCTCTTCGGGCCTCAGAGCCTGGGAGATTGCCCAGCCGGGGGCCGGGCAGTCTGCTTTGTGCCTGGTCTTTGGACCGTCCTGGGAGGTCCCTGCTGAAGACTTCTTCCACCTTGGACTCTCAGTAGCCGCTTTCGCCTCGCCTTTTCCCTCATTTCTCTCTGCTAGCCTTTTCTCCTCTGCATCCCTCTATTCAAGGCTTTCTAGAATGTCTAGTTCCCTCGCCCTTGAATTCCACTGCCTGTGTTCCCAGAGCGGGGTGTATGGATTTTCTTTCTGGGTGTGAATGGGTGTGGGAGAGTGTGCCTGATGAGTGTGTGGGAGGAGGACTGTGATCATGATGGGGTGCTGTGGGGAAGCCCTTCCTCCGGTCCCTGGACGGGTGAGAATGACTCCTGGCCTtcagaccctgtggggcagggtcCTCTCTGCCTTCGCCGCTTTCCCCCCTTCGCCCCAGGAATCTTTGGCTTCCAGACCCCTCCTCCACTCAGGTGCCCTGCCACTTGAGCGTCACAGAGGTCACGTGGCCACCAGAGGCCTGCGTGCTGATTGACTGCAGGAACCACAGGCCCATAAGCCAGCCCCTCTGTCCCGTTTCTAGCTAGGACCCAGGTCTGTGTCTGCCACCAGCAATGGCCAATTGGACGCGATTTCAAGGAACGGGCCGCCTTTTTACCTTCTGAGAAATACAAGAACACTGGAAGTTCGGAGGAGTGTTTATTGCCTTCTGTGGGCTGATGGGGACCACTTCTTCTCCACCCTGCTCCCAGGTCAGCCAGACCTGGTCTAGCAGGGTGACCCGTTAAGTCAGAGTTAAAATCCTTGGATTGTCTCTGGAAATTCTCCTCTCGCTCAATGGCAGAACAGATCATAGAATCATACTAAGGGAACTATTCTTAAAAATTCCCTCGATCCTCTTTCTTGAATGCACTCCGTATTTCTCCTGTTGCAAATGAAACTTCTTTCTTCTTGTTTGGTCCCCCGTGGAGGAGGAAAACAGCATGCCACTCTTTTGTGTACTAAAGAATAATATACTTGAAGCCCTTATTCCATTCTTCTCACCCTTTTCTTATCCAAACTAAACGATGCCAGATTCTTTAACCTGTCATCAATAAGCCCTATTTATTATCTGGATTTACGTAGTGTCTTTTACCCCAGGAACTGAAAATGCTTTCAGATATAATTGAGCCTGATCTCCCTGGTGCCTGAGCCATTAAGAAACCATTAGTGTATTGCTGTTGCAGACAACTAAGTGGCCCCCTAGTGGCCTGAAAGCGAATATGCTTCTCTAAGTGCTTCTCCCCCACTAAGGACAGGCAGGAATCAAAAGTAAGGCAGCGTGGGGTTAGAAGGAGCCCAAGATAAATAATACTCCCATGGGCCCCAGAATCTCCTTCACAGCGTCCCTGCAGAGCACTTTCCATGACAGTCTACCTTATTGTCGGCTCCCTGAGGCAGCCTTTTAATTATAAAAGCGGCAAAAACCATGCCCTTATTATGCGCAAGCCACCAAACTAAGCGCTTAGATTCCGCATCTTATTTAAGTCTCACAACAATTTATTGGGTAGTTACTACTACTTATCTTAATTTTATAGGCAAGGAAACTGCCTCAAAAAGgttaatttgcccaaagtcacgcaGCTGGGTAGACGGAAAGAGAATTGAAACCTGAGTGTTTCTGACTCAAGGGAATTAGGTTCTTAATCCCTACTCTACTCTGTCTCCTAGGCAGAAGTGAGCTTTGTCTACATAGTGGATCCTGTGCGTTACCACCCAGATCACCCTCAGGATCGATTCCCagctgccagccttgttggctaCTGATGGCTCACAGCTGAGTCTGCTCCTGGTCATTCTCCCTCCCAACAAATAGGGCCAGGTTTGCAACAaaacctaaccagagatgtgCTGGACCTGCTAGGGAAGGAAGAGGGCTCTACCCAGAAGGAACTGCAGGAGTAGTAACATGTACCTGCAGGAGCCAGAAGAGTAGGTATGGGACAGTATCCCAAGTCTGTAAAGGCTGGATCAAAGGGGGACGAACATAAGGTTGAATAAGGGAGTGTTTATTAATATGGGAACGCTCAACCACgaaacttactaatgaagatcaaagactacagctttcagtatggattatatctcaatatggagaaaacaaaaatcctcataaatgaaccaataagcagcatcattataaatggagaaaagattgaagttgtccaggatttcattttacttggttccacaatcaatgtccatggaaacagtggtcaagaaatcaaacgacatattgcattggataaatctgctgcaaaaaacctcttcaaagtgttgaaaagcaaagatgtcactttgaagtctaaggtatgcctgacccaagccatgatatttttagttacctcatatgcatgtgaaagttggacaataaataaggaagactgaagaactgacgcctttgagctatggtgttggcgaagaatattgaatacattagggactgccagaagaacgaaaaaatctgtcccTGAAGATGTATAGCTGGAGTgccccttggaagtgaggatggtgagacttcatctcatgtacttaggacatgttatcaggagggaccagtccctggagaaggacgtcatgcttggtaaagtagagggtcagcgaaaaagaggaagagcctcaatgagatggattgacacagtggctgcaacaatgggctcaaacgtagcagtgattgtgaggatggtgcaggaccaggcagtatttcgttctgttgtacataaggtcgctgcgagttggaagcgactcgacagcacctaacaacaacaacaaccatgaaaCAGGGTTTAATACTCTAACAAGGATTCTGGGATATATGAGAAAGGCAGTGGCCCACCAAGGTGAAATGGAAATGCCAGAAATGCATGGCAGAAGGTGGAAGAAGGGTTCAAAAAGCTCAGAGAAGTGGGCATGCTATAGTGGGTATTTACAAAGAATACACAGACTACCAGACAATGCACGAAGTTCTGCAGGAAGCCCCAAAGGATACTCTGGTTATCAAAGCGGAAAGGAGTGCACTGGTGAGAGGGGTACCAGCATCACTGAGAAGCTCAGGTTTGACtgtcctctattttttttttttttctatagtcgAGGGCTGACAAGAGAGGCCAGTACGAACTTACTCCCTGGTAGCAGTGAGAACGACAGGACCATGAAATAATAGAAGTCAGGGGGAGGCACTTAATTGTCAGAGGCGAGGTCGGCACAACTATTATAATGAGTAGAAAGTTCAAGTAGCAGTGAGGGGTCCTGACCGGTAGGGCTATGGAAATAGCTAATAGAACATACTGTCCCTGAGACAAGCTAGATAGGCAACCAGCAACCCTATTGCTAACCTATActaatggttctcaaactttttgatcTCAGGATCACGTTATACTCTTAAAATGTATCAAAGTCCCCAATTATTGAGGTGTGTGTGGCTTTTATCTATTGATATTTGCCATATTAGAAATAAGACagagaaataagtaaaatatttatgcattagaaaaaacaaaccattaTATGTTAACATAAATTGCATATTTTTACGGCAAATACATTTTCCGAGACAAAAATTTGTGAAAAAAAGTGGCCttgttttacgtattttttaaaatctcctaAATGTCTGGCTTCTGCATTTAACCTGATGCAGTAAGTTGTTTTGATGAAATGTACGGAAAAATACATACGTACATGAGGAAAACTTGACCGCACCCAGATAATGTAGTTGGAAAAGAGGAGAGTATTTAAATAgccttttcagataattgtggaTATTTTTCTTTGATACTACATCTAAACTCAATAAGTAGTCTTTCTTTAAATGGTAGTTTCAATGTAGAATATGAAACCATATCAATGAACTTTTTGTACTCAATTACATTAAAATCCACTGGTCTACCTTGCACTTTGAATAGAGCTTTTACTCATGCATGATTTTGTAACATCCAAATATTGATATATCTCAgtatacaatattaaaaaaatcacatttggTTAATATCATCACTGATCTCATTAGAAAAATTTAAGTATTGGGAAGATGTCAAGATCATGATAGTGCTTACAAGTTTTCTGAAATTCTAATTTTTACTCAAAAGCTCAaattttatcattggcaacaAATACTATCAGTTGTTTTCTTCAACATGGCAGCCTCACTTGGTTCAAATTTGAGAAAACATCTGCCAAACACTCAGCTCTGAATAACCATTGTTTATCTGCCAGTCATTTAAATAAAAAGTGTGCTCTGTGAAAAAAGTGGCTTGTTTGGCTCATATCTCAAACAATCACACAAGTGCTTTTCCTCAAGAGAACCATTGTACTTCTGTACGCAGTACAGTACTTTCCATTTAatcacacagaatattaaaaagacatATATTCGTCAAGATTTAATAATATTAATCATTTTTACAGCTTcatcaaggacattctttaagtGAAACTgactgaaaacaaaacagaacaatgaACTACCAGAATGTTTGGTACCACTGCCTTGATATTTTTAAGGTGCCGGAAGTTTTATCCAACATTGCTTTTGCACCATCGATGCAAATGTCAACACAGTTAAAAATGCACATAACTTCTTAGCATTATTACAACAATAGTTTTGACCTTGTGAACCCCCAGAAATGGTCTCAGGGACCGCAAGGGATCTGCAGATGCAGGATGAGAATTGATGAGATGTAAAATGAAATCAAGTTGAAAGACCTGGAGGTTGATGGCAGTCCATCCACTACAAAGTCACGATACCTTGTTCCGTTTCCAGACCTGAGCCAATTTTCAGGTCCAGAACCCATTAACTAAAGGAGAGGCCCGGCTCCTAGGAGGAAGGAGCCTGTAGTATTATGGCAATACAATAATAATTCCCCCAGTCCTTCCCCAAAGGGACCAACAGCCATTTACTTGAGTAATAGTATCCTGAGGAAAGTAGAGTAGCCAGACATTTTAAGGTCTGGAATGGAGGGTCTGAATTCACATTATACCTGGGGACCTGAATTATCATCGTGGCCCCCTGGTAGAGTGACTCGAGATAAAAATGTATACAGACACCCGGatcaacggagaatgaagaacaccaagcacacaaggtgattacgaggccaagggacagaaagggccacatgaaccagagactacatcatcctgagaccagaaaaactagatggtgcctggctacaacggatgactgccctgacagggaacacgacagagaacccctgagggagcaggagagcagtgggatgcagaccccaaattttcataagaccagacttaatggtctgactgagactggaaggaccccggtggtcatggcccccagaccttctgttggcccaggacaggaaccattcccaaagccaactctttagacatggattggaccggacaatgggttggaaagggatgctggtgaggagtgagcttcttggatcaggtggacgcttgagactatgttggcatctcctgcctggaggggagatgagagggtggagggggttagaagctggcgaaatggacacgaaaagagagagtggagggagagagcgggctgtctcattagggggagagtaattgggagtgtgtagcaaggtgtatatgggtttttgtgtgagagactgacttgatttgtaaactttcacttaaagcacaataaaaattattaaaaaaaaaatgtatatatatatacagattcgTAGGCACTGGCAAATGGCCTGGCTGGTTGGCGAGGGGCCTAGAAAGAGAAATATGGGAGGACTGCGAAGGAGCAAGAAGGTCTCGGGAAGAGGCATGGAATGTATCAGTGGCAGTGGGCACAAAGTGTGAAGATCTGTGTGTTTCATGCAGGACTTCAAACTGGAACAGAACCGAaaatcaaaactgaaaaaaaaagaaattatcacAGGAGTAAAACTGAAACTTGAAtcgaaaaaaaaaggtttttctcacgtactaactttggtgaaggagaggTATTATACAACatgagggaagtcagcacaacatattCAAGGTAAAAGAAGACACTGAAAGGTACGcaagagtaaaaggcaacaacaataaatactaatacatatacaatcctggaccaacagtaataacaaacaataatgtaCGTACAACTGGGTACACaggtagatatgtaagctgaacaggGGTGGGAAGATGTATGGAAGCACACCcacatatatgtgtacatgttGCAAATGTGTACACGCTCCAATAGTTTGCACAGGGGATAGAGTCATGAAAAGTACTTAGCCACAACCATATACCTCCTGGGACTGAGGTACTGggcttgagggctggggaccatagtctcaggggacatctaggccattTGGCATATCATAATTCATATAgtcgatgttctacattctgccttggtgagtagcaactgggatcttaaaacttgtgagtggccatctaagatacaacaattggtctcttcctgtccagagcaaagaagactgaagaaaacaaaagacccaaggaaacaattagtccaaaggacaaacagaccacgtgaaccacagcttccattagcctgagaccagaactagatggtgctgggctaccactACCGAgggctctgactgggatcacaatagtaggtcatggacagagtgggagagaaatgtagaacaaaattcaaactcataaaaaagaccaggcttagtggtctgatagagactggtgaaacccctgagactatggcccttagacacccttcaaacctggaactgaaatcactcctggagatcacattatagccatacaataaaaaaccccagtgctgtcaCAATAGACAAGCCTAAAAAGTGAGcaataacaccagtgaggaatgtgTACCTCAGAACAATTAACTGTACAAAATCTAAAGAGCAGcattttcccaaaagcaaagttcagaaggactGTAGGGGCAAAACagggtgaatggacacagggaacccagggaggaagggcggagagtgctgatacattgagGGGATGGCAGCCAGTGATATGGAgcaagctgtgtataaattgttgaatggggaactgatttgctctgtaaacttgcaTCATTGGTGTTATCATTCATTTTATAGGCCcatctattgtttggctgaaaggccATCTCCGAGAGTGGGTTCTGTTCCAGGTTTGAAGGGTCTCTAAGGGCCATactcagagtggttggtaggggtagccgggcaccatctaattcttctagtcttaggctAATGGAGACTatgattcatgtggtccattagtcctttggactagttgtttccttgagtctttgtttttcttcactcttctttgctcatGGTGGGAAGAGATcactagttgtatcttagatggccgctcccaagcttttaagactccagccAATACTCACCAAAGTCGGATGTACAGCATTGtgtttatggactatgttatgccagttgacctagatgttctctgagaccatggtcctaatCCCTCAAGTCAGTGACTCAGTCCTGAGAGGTGTTTGGTTTTGGCTAAGAAGTTTTTATAACTGTGCCCCCTCTGTGCTCTATTATACAGATAGACAAATTTGCAGcacacacaaatatgtatgtagtaATATACACTGCCAAACTTATATATGCTCACGGGGGTACTCCCATACACCATCTCATACTTGTTCAGCTTATGTATTAACCTGTGTAACTACTCATAATTTATTGTTTGTTACTACTGTTACTGCAGGATTGTATATGCAATAGTATTTACCTttgttgccttttactcttgtatacctctcagtgtcttcctttgccttggtcatactgtgctgacttcccccatattgtgtattgtctcttccttcaccaaagttaatatgggtctactatccagttagtgattttccctctctccccctcccatctctgataaccatcaaagaatatttctttctgtgtgtaaaccttttcttgaattttataatagtggcctcatacagtatttgtccttttgtgattgacttatttcactcagcatcatgtctccagattcatccatgttgtgagaaattttgaagtttcatcattattctttaatgttgcatagtattccattgtgtgtatataccacagtttgtttatccattcatccgctgatggacacttaggttgtttccatgttttgctattgtggataatgctgcaatgaacatgggtgtgcatatgtctattcatgttacggctcttatttctctaggatatgtgcCTAGGAGTTCagcagctggatcatatggtatttctatttctagctttttaaggaagtgccatactgttgtctacagtggttgtaccattttacatttctaccagcagggtatgagagttccaatctctccagtaTTTGTTGGTTTTTTTGGGATCTGTGCCATTTTTGTTGGGacgagatggcatctcattgtagttttgatttgcatctctctaatggctaatgattggggcatctcttcatatatttgttggccacctgaatgtcttctttggtgaagtgtctgttcatgtcctttgcccatttttaattggattgtttgttttttttgttgctgagttgttgaggttttctataaatttttgagattagtcccttgtcagatatgtcattgccaaatttttttcccagtctgtaggttctctttttattcttttggataagtcttttgatgcacataagtatttgatttttaggaggtcctagttgtctagtttatcttctgctgtttgtgcatttttagttatgtttgatagtctatGCCATAGATTAGGGCCCgtagcattgcccctattttttcttccatgatctttgtagttctaggttttacatttaggtctttgattgatcttgtgttagtttttgtatatggtgtgagatatgggtcttgtttaatttttctgcaaAAGGATattcagttttgtcagcaccttttgttaaagaaactttCTCCTTTCCGTTTTATGGATTGtgaccctttgttgaagatcagctgtccataggtggatggatttacttctgggttctcaattctgttctattggtctgtgtgtctgacatagtaacagtaccaggctgttttggctaccatGGTTATATAGTAGATTCTGAAATTGGGGAGTATGAGGtctcctacttcattcttctttagtaatgctttgcttctctggggcctctttcctttccatataaatttggtgattagttttccaactcatttaaaaaagttgttgggatttggatcaggattgcattatatctatagattgctttgggtagcatcgacattttctcaatgttaagtcttcctttccatgagcatagtatgtttttctgtttctgtaggCCTCTTTGGCCTCTGGCAGttgtgctttgtagttttctttgtataggtcttttacattcctggttagatttattcctaagtattttaccttttggggggctattataaatggtattgttttcctggtttccttttcagagttgtctttgttagtgtagaggaatccaactgattttttgtatattgatcttataccctgccactttgatgaatctttctattagttccagtagcttttttTGTAGAATCTTTGGTATTTTCTAtgcataggatcatatcatctgcaaatagggataattttacttcttccttattgatttttatgccttttatttccctgtcttgccttactgctctggctaggacttccagtatgatgttgaatgagagtggtgataatagacatccttgtctggttcctgttgtgtataattttttgatgATTCCATTCTTATATTCAACTTCAAGTTAAAAGTGTATGTTTAAATTTAATATTTACCTCACAAATCAAAACGTGACCAAATATCAGCAattaaactcgttgccatcaagtcaattccaacttaaagagaccctacaggacagagtagaacttccccatggagtttccaaggagtgcctggtggattcgaactgctgaccttttggttagcagctgtagctcttaaccactataccaccagcgtTTTCCATCAACAACTAGTGGGAAGAAAATGTTTCAATTGCACTATACCATTAATTCATTGAAAACAACTTGATGACATCACTATGAAGTGAGATCTTTATTCAAAAAGTGCTGGATAAATGCACGAGAATGTTGTAAAGTAGGACTTCGAATGGGAGAAACTGGCAAACCCTGTGAATGTAAAATCAAAGTTATTCCAGTTTTTCTAATATACTGATGATACATGTCTAGAAACATTTTAATACACACTGGCTGTAATTCATTTCAGCAAATGTATTTATGCACTGCATTCTCTTCATGTTATTGAAGTTTAAAACTTgtttttactgtaaaaaaaaaaaaattctgcaatgtaatataaaaaccaaacccactgctgtcgagtcaacgctgactcatagtgaccctatatgatagagtaaaactgccccgtagggttttcaaagaatggctggtgtattcgaactgccaaccttttggttagcagctgagctcttaaccactgtgccaccagggcccctggaaTATAGAGACTATAAAATATGACCTAATGTTAGTGTTACTTCTTATACCTTGAATTCTGGTATGGAATGAACCAGAGAAAATCCATGTCAAGAATTTTTCAAGTATGAAGATTGAAAATAAAAGCACATGTAAAATTTGCAACACATATGGTTGGagactgccatggattgaattgtatccccccaaaatatgcatcaacttggctaggccattattcccggttttatgtggttgtcctccatttcgtgatttgatataattttcctatgtgttgtaaatcttaatctctgcctgtagttagtgagacaagattaggttatgttaaagaggatgagggtgggatgcaacactcttactcaggtcacagccctgatcccatATACagtgagtttccctggagtgtggcctgcatcacccttcatgttacaagacataaaaggagagagaagcaagcagagaaaggggacctcatatgaccaagaaagaagtgctgagaGCAGAGCTCATCTTTGAGACCGGGGGTCCCTGCGCacagaagctccttgaccaggggaagatcgatgataACGACCTTCCccaagaactgacagagaaaagaaagccttcccatggagctggcaccctgaatttggacttctaacctcttagactgtgagagaataaatttctgtttattaaagccatccac
The window above is part of the Loxodonta africana isolate mLoxAfr1 chromosome 10, mLoxAfr1.hap2, whole genome shotgun sequence genome. Proteins encoded here:
- the INAFM2 gene encoding putative transmembrane protein INAFM2; translation: MKERDAAPAERGKPATYTGDKKAKMAAKTNKKWVRLATVFAYVLSVSLAAIVLAVYYSLIWQPVGAGTSGGAAGPPPGGSNATSPYGTSGAAPGPNATGSSRREAPRDAPPLQAAQPAPPEPPADSPPTGPLERPQGPDEDEEEAAAAPGSR